A genomic segment from Camarhynchus parvulus chromosome 7, STF_HiC, whole genome shotgun sequence encodes:
- the MDH1B gene encoding putative malate dehydrogenase 1B isoform X1, producing MTKLSNCAAVAMLTGKANCPYYAKAELLADYLQTNLPNFRVHKITQHPDKWEQWLRDICETNGWEHRQSPIIWRELLDRGGKGQLLGGLNEFLEYAQKYYGITSMMLSEEMLAIAEENLQAHLEIVKEDEEIKSLIKPMQIWITSASVPICYHLIPLLASGEVFGMTTEISIHLLDTEQFKEMLCSIVMEAEDMAFPLLRSISEHTKTDQAFIDADIVIVLDDVLLNLEVQSLENYIREVSEICQVYAPLIEKNAKSDVKVISSGKTFANLKATMLRMYGTSIRPENIIAISTSWESAAKAMLARKLNMNTAGVKDVIVWGNITGSNYIDLSHAKLYGYDCAIRGPPNFQRPLLNMIYDSEWIHSELVSAQSTLSSRVSRGRGMLPAHAVATVLRYWYHGSPSEEIISVGILSEGQFCIPEGIIFSMPVRLQNGNWEAMTELEINETTQKVLGRLAHELVQEKLVALKEINEMHPYEAE from the exons ATGACAAAACTATCCAATTGTGCTGCTGTTGCTATGCTTACAGGTAAGGCAAACTGCCCTTACTATGCCAAAGCTGAACTCCTGGCTGACTATCTCCAGACTAACTTACCCAACTTCAGAGTTCACAAGATTACTCAGCACCCTGACAAGTGGGAG CAGTGGCTTCGTGACATTTGTGAAACAAATGGATGGGAACACAGACAGTCTCCTATCATTTGGAGAGAACTGCTGGACCGTGGAGGGAAGGGTCAGCTTCTGGGAGGACTTAATGAATTTCTGGAATATGCTCAG AAATATTACGGCATCACTTCAATGATGCTGAGTGAGGAGATGTTAGCCATTGCTGAGGAGAACCTGCAGGCACATCTTGAAATTGTAAAAGAGGATGAAGAGATTAAAAGTCTTATCAAGCCTATGCAGATCTGGATTACCAG TGCATCAGTTCCAATCTGTTATCATCTGATCCCACTGTTGGCAAGTGGAGAAGTGTTTGGGATGACCACAGAAATCAGTATCCATTTGCTTGACACTGAGCAGTTTAAGGAAATGCTTTGCAGTATTGTAATGGAAGCTGAAGACATGGCATTCCCACTTCTCCGCAGTATTTCAGAGCACACAAAAACAGATCAGGCTTTTATTGATGCTGATATTGTCATTGTTCTTGATGATGTCCTCTTAAACCTTGAAGTCCAATCCCTTGAGAACTACATCAGAGAAGTGAGTGAGATCTGCCAAGTGTATGCTCCCTTGATTGAGAAGAATGCCAAGAGTGATGTCAAAGTCATTTCATCAGGAAAAACCTTTGCAAACCTTAAGGCAACAATGTTAAGGATGTATGGCACATCCATTAGGCCTGAAAATATCATTGCCATTTCAACATCCTGGGAAAGTGCAGCTAAAGCCATGCTGGCCAGGAAGCTGAATATGAACACAGCAG GAGTTAAAGATGTGATTGTTTGGGGCAATATTACTGGGTCTAACTACATTGATTTGTCACATGCAAAACTTTATGGATATGACTGTGCTATTCGGGGCCCTCCTAATTTTCAACGTCCTTTGTTGAATATGATTTATGATAG CGAATGGATCCATTCAGAGCTCGTGTCGGCACAGAGCACGCTGAGTTCCCGGGTGTCCCGTGGCAGGGGAATGCTACCTGCTCATGCCGTAGCCACGGTGCTGCGGTACTGGTACCATGGCTCTCCTTCTGAGGAGATCATTTCTGTGGGAATACTTAGTGAAG GTCAATTTTGCATTCCTGAAGGAATTATCTTCTCTATGCCAGTGAGGCTCCAGAATGGTAACTGGGAAGCCATGACAGAACTAGAAATTAATGAAACGACCCAAAAAGTTCTAGGGCGCTTAGCCCATGAGCTGGTTCAG gAAAAGCTCGTTGCACTAaaggaaattaatgaaatgCATCCATAtgaagcagaataa
- the MDH1B gene encoding putative malate dehydrogenase 1B isoform X2: MAKFVVAGKANCPYYAKAELLADYLQTNLPNFRVHKITQHPDKWEQWLRDICETNGWEHRQSPIIWRELLDRGGKGQLLGGLNEFLEYAQKYYGITSMMLSEEMLAIAEENLQAHLEIVKEDEEIKSLIKPMQIWITSASVPICYHLIPLLASGEVFGMTTEISIHLLDTEQFKEMLCSIVMEAEDMAFPLLRSISEHTKTDQAFIDADIVIVLDDVLLNLEVQSLENYIREVSEICQVYAPLIEKNAKSDVKVISSGKTFANLKATMLRMYGTSIRPENIIAISTSWESAAKAMLARKLNMNTAGVKDVIVWGNITGSNYIDLSHAKLYGYDCAIRGPPNFQRPLLNMIYDSEWIHSELVSAQSTLSSRVSRGRGMLPAHAVATVLRYWYHGSPSEEIISVGILSEGQFCIPEGIIFSMPVRLQNGNWEAMTELEINETTQKVLGRLAHELVQEKLVALKEINEMHPYEAE; the protein is encoded by the exons ATGGCCAAGTTCGTGGTGGCGG GTAAGGCAAACTGCCCTTACTATGCCAAAGCTGAACTCCTGGCTGACTATCTCCAGACTAACTTACCCAACTTCAGAGTTCACAAGATTACTCAGCACCCTGACAAGTGGGAG CAGTGGCTTCGTGACATTTGTGAAACAAATGGATGGGAACACAGACAGTCTCCTATCATTTGGAGAGAACTGCTGGACCGTGGAGGGAAGGGTCAGCTTCTGGGAGGACTTAATGAATTTCTGGAATATGCTCAG AAATATTACGGCATCACTTCAATGATGCTGAGTGAGGAGATGTTAGCCATTGCTGAGGAGAACCTGCAGGCACATCTTGAAATTGTAAAAGAGGATGAAGAGATTAAAAGTCTTATCAAGCCTATGCAGATCTGGATTACCAG TGCATCAGTTCCAATCTGTTATCATCTGATCCCACTGTTGGCAAGTGGAGAAGTGTTTGGGATGACCACAGAAATCAGTATCCATTTGCTTGACACTGAGCAGTTTAAGGAAATGCTTTGCAGTATTGTAATGGAAGCTGAAGACATGGCATTCCCACTTCTCCGCAGTATTTCAGAGCACACAAAAACAGATCAGGCTTTTATTGATGCTGATATTGTCATTGTTCTTGATGATGTCCTCTTAAACCTTGAAGTCCAATCCCTTGAGAACTACATCAGAGAAGTGAGTGAGATCTGCCAAGTGTATGCTCCCTTGATTGAGAAGAATGCCAAGAGTGATGTCAAAGTCATTTCATCAGGAAAAACCTTTGCAAACCTTAAGGCAACAATGTTAAGGATGTATGGCACATCCATTAGGCCTGAAAATATCATTGCCATTTCAACATCCTGGGAAAGTGCAGCTAAAGCCATGCTGGCCAGGAAGCTGAATATGAACACAGCAG GAGTTAAAGATGTGATTGTTTGGGGCAATATTACTGGGTCTAACTACATTGATTTGTCACATGCAAAACTTTATGGATATGACTGTGCTATTCGGGGCCCTCCTAATTTTCAACGTCCTTTGTTGAATATGATTTATGATAG CGAATGGATCCATTCAGAGCTCGTGTCGGCACAGAGCACGCTGAGTTCCCGGGTGTCCCGTGGCAGGGGAATGCTACCTGCTCATGCCGTAGCCACGGTGCTGCGGTACTGGTACCATGGCTCTCCTTCTGAGGAGATCATTTCTGTGGGAATACTTAGTGAAG GTCAATTTTGCATTCCTGAAGGAATTATCTTCTCTATGCCAGTGAGGCTCCAGAATGGTAACTGGGAAGCCATGACAGAACTAGAAATTAATGAAACGACCCAAAAAGTTCTAGGGCGCTTAGCCCATGAGCTGGTTCAG gAAAAGCTCGTTGCACTAaaggaaattaatgaaatgCATCCATAtgaagcagaataa
- the FASTKD2 gene encoding FAST kinase domain-containing protein 2, mitochondrial isoform X1 — MNNKINYLLNTVRCVHRYSSVLTPKSSATIRKHILWIGRYRDPLGNVNFGKLLLNILPSLHGSSLRFVSQKTDVYSTGAEALVSEKASQSSLEVEKLDDSGSFKAKHAVDHSDPFFTSLQKCSCPCDALDLAAEAAVSIKHYTNCLTMAWRLYKNLSEEQQRYEKQLIFEHPAFVKLCQQLLRNARRMTRGDLVFSLHALVNLGVPQNTLLLQTLVRVCQEKLNQLDNRCISVLATTLAGMDKDKNVSALQAGLQLLVEQRISSIRDIFILQNLMKCLGKDAPVFLKKKLEMAVLREIDGLTFPNALRMFFALAAMNYCSLPILNPCSGKIQENIHDVPFRQLILILEACHTLQYRNVKLFSALADYVNSTAYLWDKRQIILFLSVCETLGFQPTELLDIFAEKVTEDPDFLTLKNLLTVLRVYSRLNHVPRVQKHLFFEILHSCLNKCLPQISNTELLKAVYSLGILGYLPQCALDELLQKDSKDELILPDDFKEQNTMMLRCVKTCMELDSPSFTQPAFVLTENMSSLVSLNLRKAREALIELLGDENMFLQNVRLPYRYHIDFEIRMDSDRKKVLPITATDDHPDSHVQRLAFLFAPVSAFCLGTTHPQGKLAMKKRHLNKLGYHVILIQNKKFQEMKNEDAVEFLKRKIYSEDAFSFPEATVQNNN; from the exons atgaacaataaaataaattatttgttaaaTACTGTCAGATGTGTGCATAGGTACAGTTCTGTGCTCACTCCCAAATCTTCAGCCACaataagaaaacacattttatggATTGGCAGATACAGGGATCCCTTAGGAAATGTGAACTTCGggaaattacttttaaatattttgccttcTCTGCATGGATCATCTCTTCGATTTGTATCTCAAAAGACAGATGTTTATAGCACAGGTGCAGAGGCTTTGGTGAGTGAGAAGGCTTCCCAGAGCTCCTTGGAAGTTGAAAAGTTGGATGATTCTGGGAGCTTCAAAGCGAAGCATGCAGTGGATCATAGTGACCCGTTCTTTACCAGCCTCCAGAAGTGCTCCTGTCCTTGCGACGCGCtggacctggctgcagaggcgGCTGTTTCCATCAAGCACTACACAAACTGTCTGACCATGGCCTGGAGGCTCTACAAGAACCTGTCGGAAGAGCAGCAGCGCTACGAGAAGCAGCTGATCTTTGAGCACCCAGCTTTCgtgaagctgtgccagcagctgctgcgcAACGCGCGCAGGATGACGCGCGGGGACCTGGTGTTCAGCCTGCACGCCCTGGTAAACCTCGGCGTGCCGCAGAACACGCTCCTGCTCCAGACCCTGGTGAGGGTGTGCCAG GAGAAGCTCAATCAACTTGATAACCGATGTATCTCAGTTTTGGCAACTACTTTAGCAGGGATGGATAAGGACAAGAATGTGAGCGCTCTTCAAGCTGGATTACA GTTACTAGTGGAGCAGCGCATTTCAAGCATCAGAGACATCTTTATTCTGCAAAACCTGATGAAATGCCTGGGAAAGGATGCTccagtttttctgaaaaagaaattagag ATGGCAGTTCTGAGAGAAATAGACGGTTTGACTTTTCCGAATGCGCTGCGTATGTTTTTTGCTCTTGCTGCAATGAATTATTGTTCCCTTCCAATCCTGAATCCCTGCAGTGGAAAGATCCagg AAAACATCCATGATGTTCCATTTCGGCAGTTAATTCTCATTCTGGAAGCTTGTCACACTCTCCAGTACCGTAATGTGAAACTGTTTTCAGCATTAGCAGACTATGTTAATTCTACTGCCTACCTTTGGGACAAAAGACAG ATtatcctttttctctctgtctgtgAGACACTTGGCTTTCAGCCTACTGAGTTGCTGGATATTTTTGCTGAGAAGGTTACAGAAGACCCTGATTTCCTTACCTTGAAAAACCTTTTGACTGTTCTTCGAGTGTATTCACGACTCAACCATGTTCCCAGAGTCCAAAAGCATCT GTTTTTTGAGATTCTTCATAGCTGCTTGAACAAGTGCCTGCCTCAGATTTccaacacagagctgctgaaggcagtGTATTCACTTGGCATCTTAGGATATCTTCCCCAGTGTGCCCTTGATGAGCTGCTGCAAAAGGACAGCAAGGATGAACTTATACTGCCAG AtgattttaaagaacaaaacacaaTGATGCTTCGCTGTGTGAAAACGTGTATGGAACTTGACAGCCCTTCTTTCACACAGCCTGCCTTTGTGCTGACTGAGAATATGTCCTCATTAGTATCTCTTAATCTCAGAAAGGCTCGGGAGGCACTGATAGAACTTCTGGGAGATGAGAACATGTTTCTGCAAAATGTTCGGCTGCCATACAGATATCATATTG attttgaaatCAGAATGGATTCAGACAGAAAGAAAGTGCTCCCCATAACTGCAACAGATGATCATCCTGACTCACATGTTcagag GTtagcttttctgtttgctcctgTGTCTGCCTTCTGTCT
- the FASTKD2 gene encoding FAST kinase domain-containing protein 2, mitochondrial isoform X2 gives MNNKINYLLNTVRCVHRYSSVLTPKSSATIRKHILWIGRYRDPLGNVNFGKLLLNILPSLHGSSLRFVSQKTDVYSTGAEALVSEKASQSSLEVEKLDDSGSFKAKHAVDHSDPFFTSLQKCSCPCDALDLAAEAAVSIKHYTNCLTMAWRLYKNLSEEQQRYEKQLIFEHPAFVKLCQQLLRNARRMTRGDLVFSLHALVNLGVPQNTLLLQTLEKLNQLDNRCISVLATTLAGMDKDKNVSALQAGLQLLVEQRISSIRDIFILQNLMKCLGKDAPVFLKKKLEMAVLREIDGLTFPNALRMFFALAAMNYCSLPILNPCSGKIQENIHDVPFRQLILILEACHTLQYRNVKLFSALADYVNSTAYLWDKRQIILFLSVCETLGFQPTELLDIFAEKVTEDPDFLTLKNLLTVLRVYSRLNHVPRVQKHLFFEILHSCLNKCLPQISNTELLKAVYSLGILGYLPQCALDELLQKDSKDELILPDDFKEQNTMMLRCVKTCMELDSPSFTQPAFVLTENMSSLVSLNLRKAREALIELLGDENMFLQNVRLPYRYHIDFEIRMDSDRKKVLPITATDDHPDSHVQRLAFLFAPVSAFCLGTTHPQGKLAMKKRHLNKLGYHVILIQNKKFQEMKNEDAVEFLKRKIYSEDAFSFPEATVQNNN, from the exons atgaacaataaaataaattatttgttaaaTACTGTCAGATGTGTGCATAGGTACAGTTCTGTGCTCACTCCCAAATCTTCAGCCACaataagaaaacacattttatggATTGGCAGATACAGGGATCCCTTAGGAAATGTGAACTTCGggaaattacttttaaatattttgccttcTCTGCATGGATCATCTCTTCGATTTGTATCTCAAAAGACAGATGTTTATAGCACAGGTGCAGAGGCTTTGGTGAGTGAGAAGGCTTCCCAGAGCTCCTTGGAAGTTGAAAAGTTGGATGATTCTGGGAGCTTCAAAGCGAAGCATGCAGTGGATCATAGTGACCCGTTCTTTACCAGCCTCCAGAAGTGCTCCTGTCCTTGCGACGCGCtggacctggctgcagaggcgGCTGTTTCCATCAAGCACTACACAAACTGTCTGACCATGGCCTGGAGGCTCTACAAGAACCTGTCGGAAGAGCAGCAGCGCTACGAGAAGCAGCTGATCTTTGAGCACCCAGCTTTCgtgaagctgtgccagcagctgctgcgcAACGCGCGCAGGATGACGCGCGGGGACCTGGTGTTCAGCCTGCACGCCCTGGTAAACCTCGGCGTGCCGCAGAACACGCTCCTGCTCCAGACCCTG GAGAAGCTCAATCAACTTGATAACCGATGTATCTCAGTTTTGGCAACTACTTTAGCAGGGATGGATAAGGACAAGAATGTGAGCGCTCTTCAAGCTGGATTACA GTTACTAGTGGAGCAGCGCATTTCAAGCATCAGAGACATCTTTATTCTGCAAAACCTGATGAAATGCCTGGGAAAGGATGCTccagtttttctgaaaaagaaattagag ATGGCAGTTCTGAGAGAAATAGACGGTTTGACTTTTCCGAATGCGCTGCGTATGTTTTTTGCTCTTGCTGCAATGAATTATTGTTCCCTTCCAATCCTGAATCCCTGCAGTGGAAAGATCCagg AAAACATCCATGATGTTCCATTTCGGCAGTTAATTCTCATTCTGGAAGCTTGTCACACTCTCCAGTACCGTAATGTGAAACTGTTTTCAGCATTAGCAGACTATGTTAATTCTACTGCCTACCTTTGGGACAAAAGACAG ATtatcctttttctctctgtctgtgAGACACTTGGCTTTCAGCCTACTGAGTTGCTGGATATTTTTGCTGAGAAGGTTACAGAAGACCCTGATTTCCTTACCTTGAAAAACCTTTTGACTGTTCTTCGAGTGTATTCACGACTCAACCATGTTCCCAGAGTCCAAAAGCATCT GTTTTTTGAGATTCTTCATAGCTGCTTGAACAAGTGCCTGCCTCAGATTTccaacacagagctgctgaaggcagtGTATTCACTTGGCATCTTAGGATATCTTCCCCAGTGTGCCCTTGATGAGCTGCTGCAAAAGGACAGCAAGGATGAACTTATACTGCCAG AtgattttaaagaacaaaacacaaTGATGCTTCGCTGTGTGAAAACGTGTATGGAACTTGACAGCCCTTCTTTCACACAGCCTGCCTTTGTGCTGACTGAGAATATGTCCTCATTAGTATCTCTTAATCTCAGAAAGGCTCGGGAGGCACTGATAGAACTTCTGGGAGATGAGAACATGTTTCTGCAAAATGTTCGGCTGCCATACAGATATCATATTG attttgaaatCAGAATGGATTCAGACAGAAAGAAAGTGCTCCCCATAACTGCAACAGATGATCATCCTGACTCACATGTTcagag GTtagcttttctgtttgctcctgTGTCTGCCTTCTGTCT